From the Actinomycetes bacterium genome, one window contains:
- the rpmB gene encoding 50S ribosomal protein L28 has product MAATCDVCGKGPGFGHNISHSHRRTKRRWNPNIQTVRAMVGRTPKRLNVCTSCLKAGKVTR; this is encoded by the coding sequence GTGGCTGCCACCTGCGACGTCTGCGGCAAGGGTCCGGGCTTCGGTCACAACATCTCGCACTCGCACCGGCGCACCAAGCGCCGCTGGAACCCCAACATCCAGACCGTGCGCGCGATGGTCGGTCGGACGCCCAAGCGCCTGAACGTCTGCACCTCCTGCCTCAAGGCGGGCAAGGTCACCCGCTGA